Part of the Eshraghiella crossota genome is shown below.
CCTGGATATAGGTGCGGGTACAGGCAGGTATTCAGTACCGCTTTCAGAGGAAGGGTATACAGTGACAGCGATAGAGCTTGTAAGACATAATCTTGGTCTTTTAAAAGCAAAAAACAGTAATGTAATTGCTAAACAGGGCAATGCACTTAATCTCAAGAAATATCCTGAAAATTACTATGATGTGGTTCTTTTATTCGGACCGATGTACCATCTTTTTACTTTTGAAGATAAGTTAAAAGCTCTTAATGAAGCAAAAAGAGTATGTAAAAAAGGCGGAACCATCCTTGTGGCATACATAATGAATGAATATGGTGTAATAACATACGGTTTTAAGAAACAGCATATCCTTGAAAGCATTAAAGAAGGAAAACTGACAGAGGATTTCCAGATACTTTCAGAAGAAAAAGATTTATATGATTATATGAGGCTTGAGGCTATTAATAGTCTTAATGAAGCTGCGGGTCTTGAAAGAATACAGATAATTACCCCTGACGGTGCAGCCGATTTCATGCGACAGGAGCTTAACAGACTGACGGAGGAAGAATTTGAAATGTTTATAAAATATCATCTTTCAATATGCGAACGTCAGGATATCCTTGGAGCTTCGGCACACACCCTTGATATACTCAGGGCGTAATTGGAAGCCTTGTTGCATACGGATTTAGTTGGGAATCTCTGCCTAAACGGCGGATATTTCTCATATGGGTAGAGATTCCCGATAATGTCAAAGAAAAAAGATACAGAAATGTAAAGAAGAATACAAAGAAAATTTCGTAAAGTGAATTTCAAAATTCCAGTTTTTTGAATCCCCAAATGGCAAATCTGGAATTTACTCTTGCACATAGTTTTTGATACAATTCCATATGGTTATCTGTCTGTTGGAAAGGATTATCATATGAACGAACATGATCAAAAACATTTAACCCTGTCCAACAGGACATATATTGAACAGGAACTGTTACAGAAAAGTACTTTTTCTTCAATAGGATCTGTCTTACACAAAGACCCATCCACCATTTCAAAAGAAGTAAAGCGTTACTCAAAAACGATTCCTGCCGGGTACAGCTACAAATGTAATCTCTGCAAGCATTATAAAGACTGTGACTTAAGGAGCAAAGAATTGAAATGTCCTCGATATTCAAGCCATTGCTCTTTTTATTGCAAGAAATGTTATCGAAGAACTGTCATTGATTATTGTCCTTATTTTCTACCTTACAAATGCAACAAAATCAACAAACCACCGTATGTTTGTAATTACTGTGAGGACTACAAATCTTGCCCTTTAGACAAGAAAGTATATGACGCTGCATATGCCCAAAGGCAATATGAAAAAAAACTTTATAATTCTCGCAAAGGCATTAATATGACACCCGAAGAGCTACAGGAACTTAACGATTTAATATCTCCTCTAATCTTAAAAGGACAGCCATTAAGTCACATCTTTGCAGTACATGCCGATGAGATTCCTGTTTGTAGAAGAACCCTTTACAATTATCTGGATCAACGTGTATTTCAGGCTCGTAACATTGATTTGCCCCGTCGCGTTCGTTACAAGAAACGCAAGAAAAAATCTGAGCCGAGAAAGAGTAAGAATCTTCAACAGGTATATCGTAACAAACGTACCTATGTTGATTTTGAACGCTTCATGGAGGCACATCCTGACCTTGACGTTGTCGAAATGGATACCGTCAAAGGCGGGCGTGATAAAGGAAAATGTCTCCTTACCCTTCTATTTAGGAGTTGTAGTTTTATGCTTGTTATCCTTATGC
Proteins encoded:
- a CDS encoding IS30 family transposase translates to MNEHDQKHLTLSNRTYIEQELLQKSTFSSIGSVLHKDPSTISKEVKRYSKTIPAGYSYKCNLCKHYKDCDLRSKELKCPRYSSHCSFYCKKCYRRTVIDYCPYFLPYKCNKINKPPYVCNYCEDYKSCPLDKKVYDAAYAQRQYEKKLYNSRKGINMTPEELQELNDLISPLILKGQPLSHIFAVHADEIPVCRRTLYNYLDQRVFQARNIDLPRRVRYKKRKKKSEPRKSKNLQQVYRNKRTYVDFERFMEAHPDLDVVEMDTVKGGRDKGKCLLTLLFRSCSFMLVILMPECTQHSVINAINSLTTALGIRTFKKYFPVILTDNGSEFKNPWDIEKTESGIHRTYVFYCDPYVSNQKGRLEKNHEYIRYVIPKGRSMYRYTQDDINLMSSHINSTARDSLNGATPFDLADLLLDKKIPALAGQFKVSPDEVMLKPALIEMSVKEREANHE
- a CDS encoding class I SAM-dependent methyltransferase encodes the protein MNEIEAHYNKFNEEKRLDSRHGRVEYITSMKYIHKYIPECDNPADINILDIGAGTGRYSVPLSEEGYTVTAIELVRHNLGLLKAKNSNVIAKQGNALNLKKYPENYYDVVLLFGPMYHLFTFEDKLKALNEAKRVCKKGGTILVAYIMNEYGVITYGFKKQHILESIKEGKLTEDFQILSEEKDLYDYMRLEAINSLNEAAGLERIQIITPDGAADFMRQELNRLTEEEFEMFIKYHLSICERQDILGASAHTLDILRA